The following proteins are encoded in a genomic region of Macrobrachium rosenbergii isolate ZJJX-2024 chromosome 31, ASM4041242v1, whole genome shotgun sequence:
- the LOC136855224 gene encoding uncharacterized protein: MYARARSTCANVRMRDVHTDINKALHISGTRSLCPKPYFGSGPGLPRSSPSDPAQTRSRPKPARIRTRVGSSPSPPQTLLWTRFRTRFRTRISCHAQEGAIMNNARATHNISISRDSIIQNISIIGRAADPRRLRLLEALLIAERKPTMSTTQEALLLPTNSRRVMPNTHQIQRIPENDNPENGDAPDERGALRDNPPTTTERVNNDIIHPPPNSSHTTDDVSRHDITQRQANGNAGMSDIPRLRRSVRIEPRRRNLA, from the exons atgTACGCAAGGGCAAGAAGTACCTGCGCGAATGTGCGCATGCGCGACGTCCACACTGACATAAACAAAGCCTTGCATATTTCAGGTACTCGTAGCCTTTGTCCTAAGCCTTATTTTGGGAGTGGCCCTGGGCTTCCCCGGTCCAGCCCCAGTGACCCTGCCCAGACCCGAAGCAGACCTAAGCCCGCAAGGATTCGGACACGGGTTGggtcatcaccatcaccaccacagACCCTTCTTTGGACACGGTTTCGGACACGGTTTCGGACACG gatctcctgccacgcccaggagggtgccatcatgaacaacgcccgtgctacccacaatatttccatctcccgcgacagtattatacaaaatataagtataattgggagagccgccgaccctcgacgtctgcgcctgctggaggcgctcctcattgccgagagaaaacccaCAATGagtacgacgcaggaggcattgctcctacccacgaattcgaGAAGAGTAATGccgaacacccaccaaatccaacgaatacctgaaaatgacaaccctgagaatggagacgcccctgatgagcgaggcgcccttcgagacaaccccccgactacgacagaaagagtaaataatgacatcattcatcctccgccCAACAGCAGCCacactaccgatgatgtcagtcggcatgacatcacgcaacggcaggccaatgggaacgctggaatgagtgatattcccaggttgcgaagatctgtcaggatcgagcctcgccgcagaaatttggcttga